A single region of the Phoenix dactylifera cultivar Barhee BC4 unplaced genomic scaffold, palm_55x_up_171113_PBpolish2nd_filt_p 000848F, whole genome shotgun sequence genome encodes:
- the LOC120107389 gene encoding fasciclin-like arabinogalactan protein 2 — protein MQNVLSLGVIFLLFSGCLAVSREHNITKILAEHPEFSTFNHYLTATHLAGEINRRKTITVLAVSNTGMAPLLAKHLPLYTLKNVLSLHVLVDYFGAKKLHQINGGTAASSTLFQATGAASGTAGFVNITNHRAGRVSFAAEDVGDAPPVNFVKSIKEIPYDLAVIQISSVLSSPEAEAPTPAPAQVNLTTLMSKKGCKTFADLLVATGDAEKTFESNVGGGLTVFCPIDQAMKAFMPKFKNLTADGKLSVLLYHGIPVYNSIQMLKSNNGVVNTLATDGSTKNYNFTVQNDGEVVTLKTRVTVATITGTLIDEDPLAVYTIDQVLEPRELFKPEKTKAPAPAPAPVAEAPTKSRKRHHASPPAPAGPGEAPAADNQKAADDESAAGARARAGPWIVAAAAVGAAVLMVA, from the coding sequence ATGCAGAACGTCTTATCCCTCGGCgtcatcttcctcctcttctctggCTGCCTCGCCGTGTCCCGCGAGCACAACATCACCAAGATCCTCGCCGAGCACCCGGAGTTCTCGACGTTCAACCACTACCTCACCGCCACCCACCTCGCCGGCGAGATCAACCGCCGGAAGACCATCACCGTTCTAGCCGTCAGCAACACCGGCATGGCGCCCCTCCTCGCCAAGCACCTCCCCCTCTACACTCTCAAGAACGTCCTCTCCCTCCACGTCCTAGTCGACTACTTCGGCGCCAAGAAGCTCCACCAGATTAACGGCGGCACCGCCGCCTCGTCCACCCTCTTCCAGGCCACCGGCGCCGCCTCCGGCACCGCTGGCTTCGTTAACATCACCAACCACCGCGCTGGCCGCGTCTCCTTCGCCGCCGAGGACGTCGGCGACGCTCCCCCGGTCAACTTCGTCAAGTCCATCAAGGAAATCCCCTACGACCTCGCCGTCATCCAGATCAGCTCCGTCCTGTCCTCGCCGGAAGCCGAGGCCCCCACGCCGGCGCCCGCGCAGGTCAACCTCACCACCCTCATGTCCAAGAAGGGCTGCAAGACCTTCGCCGATCTACTCGTCGCCACCGGCGACGCCGAGAAGACCTTCGAGAGCAACGTCGGAGGCGGATTGACGGTCTTCTGCCCGATCGACCAGGCCATGAAGGCGTTCATGCCCAAATTCAAGAACCTCACCGCCGACGGCAAGCTCTCGGTGCTACTCTACCACGGGATCCCGGTCTACAACTCGATCCAGATGCTCAAATCCAACAACGGCGTCGTCAATACCCTGGCGACGGACGGGAGCACCAAGAACTATAATTTCACCGTCCAGAACGACGGCGAGGTGGTGACGCTGAAGACGAGGGTCACGGTGGCGACGATCACGGGGACGCTCATCGACGAGGACCCGCTGGCGGTGTACACCATCGACCAGGTGCTGGAGCCGCGGGAGCTGTTCAAGCCGGAGAAGACCAAGGCCCCGGCGCCGGCGCCGGCTCCGGTGGCGGAGGCGCCGACCAAATCGAGGAAGCGCCACCATGCTTCGCCGCCCGCGCCGGCAGGGCCAGGGGAGGCGCCGGCGGCGGATAATCAGAAGGCCGCGGATGATGAGAGCGCCGCCGGCGCGAGGGCACGTGCCGGGCCGTGGATCGTGGCCGCCGCGGCGGTAGGAGCGGCGGTCCTTATGGTGGCTtaa